One Diabrotica virgifera virgifera chromosome 3, PGI_DIABVI_V3a genomic window carries:
- the LOC126881662 gene encoding tigger transposable element-derived protein 1-like: MSYKKYSEDVIKLAIQEVREGNSIKSTAKKHNISRPILQRRLRTDVFVATRMGPPTVFSLDQELVFVRWIKEMANKGFPVTKDTFMFSVAKTAKELNIIFGDGSSDPGRKWYEGFMKRHPDVSTRTSQNLTVQRRAATQAEIEKWFQEVQQYVSDNNLREALEDPKRVFNCDETAFYLNPKPGKVLAAKGSKSVYTASGGDEKLNLTVLLTANAAGELAPPMIVYRYVRLPQLIVSAMPPE, encoded by the coding sequence ATGTCGTACAAGAAGTACTCTGAAGATGTAATCAAATTAGCCATACAAGAAGTAAGGGAAGGAAATTCGATAAAATCAACGGCCAAGAAACATAATATATCACGTCCCATACTTCAACGGAGGTTAAGGACAGATGTTTTTGTGGCAACACGCATGGGTCCCCCCACTGTTTTTTCTCTCGATCAGGAGCTAGTTTTTGTTCGCTGGATCAAGGAGATGGCTAACAAAGGTTTCCCAGTGACAAAAGACACATTTATGTTTAGCGTTGCTAAAACTGCAAAAGAATTAAATATCATTTTTGGAGATGGAAGCAGTGACCCTGGAAGGAAGTGGTATGAAGGGTTTATGAAGCGCCACCCTGACGTTTCCACTCGTACCAGTCAAAACTTAACAGTTCAGAGACGAGCAGCAACTCAGGCAGAAATAGAAAAATGGTTTCAGGAGGTTCAACAATATGTAAGTGACAATAATTTGAGAGAAGCATTGGAAGATCCAAAAAGAGTTTTCAATTGTGACGAAACTGCATTTTATCTCAATCCGAAGCCTGGAAAGGTTCTGGCCGCAAAGGGCTCTAAATCTGTATACACGGCATCCGGTGGcgatgaaaaattaaatttaactGTGCTCCTTACAGCCAACGCAGCTGGAGAACTTGCTCCACCGATGATTGTGTATAGGTATGTAAGATTACCGCAATTAATCGTTTCAGCCATGCCCCCCGAATGA